The genomic segment TCAGTTGGGCAAACGCCAGCAGCGCGAGCACGAGCCCCGGCCGACGGCGGGAGGGCGTCTGGGCGATGGTGGTGCCGCCGCCGGTTTCGGCGGCTGCGGCGGTCGTGCGGCTTGGCGTGGCGACTCGGGGCGACATGGTGTGGCCTGTTCTGTGCGGCGTGGTCTGCCTGGTGGCAAGAACAAACCTAGAAGCCGGATCGACCAGTCACATGGTGCATTCGGAGCATGGATTCGTGGGTCAATTTCCCTTGTGCCGTCGATGGATGTCCACCGCGACGGCCAGGTCCTCCCAGGACATCCCGACGCTCTTGAAGAACCGCGGCCGGTCCTTCGGGACCGTCGCCTCCCCCCGGACCAACTCCGCGAGGTTCACCCCGGCGTCGCGGGTCCCGTCCCACCCGGCGAGGAGCAGGTCGCCGGCCTCCTTCGCGGCGGCGGAGCGCGCCTCGACGTACACGGCGGAGCGCCGAACCAGCGCGGTGTCGACCTCCCGCGCCGTCGGCTCGTGTGAGCCCACCGCCACCACGGCCGCGTGGGCGGGGATCAGCGTGCCGTCGAACAGCGGCTCGCGGGCCGTGGTCGCGCACACCACGATGTCGGCGTCGGCGACCGCGTCCGGCGTCCCGACCGTCGCCGCGAGGCCGAACGCGCGGGCGTGCTCGACCAGTTCCCGGGCCGCCTCGACGCGTCGCGCGACCACCGTGAGCCGGCTCAGCGGCCGCACGGCGAGCAGGGCCGCCAGGTGCCCGTACGCCTGCGGCCCCGTACCGAAGAGCACCAGGTGCGCGGCATCGGCGACGGCCAGCCGCCGGACGGCGACGGCGCTGACCGCGGGCGTCCGCAGCGTGGTCAGCGCGGCGCCGTCGAACAGGGCCAACGGTCGCAGGGTGGGCCCGTCGAGGAGCAGGTAGCTGCCGGTGATCCGGGGCAGCCCCCGGGCCGGATTGCCGACGGCGACCCCCGCGATCTTGACGCCCACGTGCGACGACCCGGCCGCGGGCATCAGAAGCAGTTCCCCGGCGGGTACGGCCACGCTCGACCGGGGCGGTGCTCCTTCCGGATCGAGTCCGGCGAGCAGCGTGCGCTCGATCGTCCCGATCGCCTGGGCGGGGGTCGACACGACCGGAATCGTGGGCGGTTGCTCCGCGGCGGTCACAGCAGGAACCCCGTCCCGAGCGAGTCGTCGGCATCCAGCAGGAACCGATGCTCGCCGGTGCGGTACGCCGTGCCGGTGACCTCGGTGACCACCCCCGCGGCATGCGTCCCGACCACCCTGCCGGTGAAGACCGTGCCGATGATCGACTCGTGGCGCAACTCGTCGCCCGTCGCGATCCGACCGCTGTCGGCGAGCAGCGCCAGCCGCGCGGACGTGCCCGAACCGCACGGGGACCGGTCGATCTGGCCGTCGGCGAACACGGTGACGTTGCGCTGGTGGAGTCCGGTCCCGGTGTCCGGCAGTTCCTCGTGGAGGATGACGCCGTAGACCCCGGACAGGCGCGGGTCGTCGGGATGCCGGGTGGCGGGCTCGTCGGCGAGCGCGGCGCGGATCTCCCGGCCGATCGCGGTGA from the Embleya scabrispora genome contains:
- a CDS encoding ornithine cyclodeaminase family protein, with amino-acid sequence MSTPAQAIGTIERTLLAGLDPEGAPPRSSVAVPAGELLLMPAAGSSHVGVKIAGVAVGNPARGLPRITGSYLLLDGPTLRPLALFDGAALTTLRTPAVSAVAVRRLAVADAAHLVLFGTGPQAYGHLAALLAVRPLSRLTVVARRVEAARELVEHARAFGLAATVGTPDAVADADIVVCATTAREPLFDGTLIPAHAAVVAVGSHEPTAREVDTALVRRSAVYVEARSAAAKEAGDLLLAGWDGTRDAGVNLAELVRGEATVPKDRPRFFKSVGMSWEDLAVAVDIHRRHKGN